ATTAACAGGTGATTATATTCTTGATGATATAGAATTGTATGAAATAAAATACTTTTCTATTTATTATGAAAAAATAAGAGAAATGGTACATTTCTCTTATTTAAAATTACCAAATTTAGAAAAAATAATAAGTATATTAGATCCAGACGGAAATAAATTACCAACATTTTATATATATGATTCATACTCAGAACAACTGGCTAAAATAAGAAAAAAAAGAAAAACAGCAATAGAAAAAGAAAAGGAAATATTATACATAAAAGAATTAGAAATTGAAAATAAAATAAGAGAAAAACTATCAATTGAATTAAAAAAATATATAAAAGAATTAAACCAAGCTTTAAAAGATATTTCAGAATTGGATTTTGTATTAGCAAAATCAAAATTGGCAATTGAATATGGTTTTACAAAGCCTGAAATATCTAATCATATAAAATATAAAAAGTTATTCAATCCGTTAATAAAGAATAATTTAGAAAAAGAATATAAAACATATCAACCAATAGATATAGAGTTGTATAATGGAGTTACTTTAATTACTGGGGCAAATATGACAGGTAAAACAGTAATCTTAAGAACATTGGTATTAGCCCAATATTTGTTTCAATATGGTTTTTATGTTCCAGCAAAATATGCTGAACTAAAAGTAGTAAAAAAAATATTCTTAATATCCGGTGATTATCAATCAACATTAAATGGATTATCTTCATATGCTGCAGAAATGCTAAAACTGAATGAAATATTGAAATATATAAAAGAAAAAAATAACGCAATGATATTGTTAGATGAATTAGCAAGAAATACAAATCCACATGAAGGGAAATTAATAGTAAAAAGTGTAATAGAAATATTAAATAAACACAATTCAGTGTCTTTAATAACAACCCACTTTAATAATGTTGCAAGAGAAAAAATTCGAAAATTAAGAATAAAGGGTATAAAAAAAGACAAATTGAAAGAAAACATAACCCCAGAAAACATAACGGAAATCATAGATTATTCTTTAATAGAAGAAAAAAATGAAATAGTACCAGAAGAAGCATTAACAATAGCAAAATTATTAAAAATAGACGATGAATTAATAGAAACAATAGAAAGGCTAAAAAAGGAGGAAATCTTTCATGAGTAAATTAGGATTAGACTTAAAAAAGGTAAAATATGCAAGAGAATTGGCAAAAAAAATTGCTGAAGATGTCCAAAATTTTGTAGATAAAAGATCAACAGTATCTGTTGAAAGAACAATATGTAGATTGCTTGGAATTGATGGTATAGATGAAAATGAAGTTCCTTTACCAAATATAGTAGTTGAGCATATAAAAGAAAATGGATTATTAGAACAAGGGGCAGCATTTTTATTAGGGAATGCAATAATAGAAACTGGATTAACACCACAAGAAATAGCAGAAAAGATTTCCAAAGAAGAATTGGATCTATCAAAAATAAAGGTCTACTCATTAGAAAAATCGCAAGAAGCTATAAAACCATTTGTGGACGAAATGATAAAAAAAATACAAAATAGTAGAAAAAAAAGAAATGAATATTTAGAAAAATTAGGTGAAGGTGCTCAACCCTACCTTTATGTTATAGTTGCTACTGGAAATATATATGAAGATGTTGTCCAGGCACAAGCTGCTGCAAGGCAGGGAGCAGATATTATTGCTGTTATTAGAACAACAGGACAAAGTCTATTGGATTTTGTGCCATATGGCGCAACAACAGAAGGTTTTGGTGGAACATATGCAACACAAGAAAATTTCAGAATAATGAGAAAAACATTAGACGAAGTAGGCGAAGAAGTTGGAAGATACATAAGACTTGTTAATTATGCATCTGGATTGTGTATGCCAGAAATTTCTGCTATGGGGGCTATGGAAAGACTTGACGTAATGTTAAATGATGCACTATATGGAATATTATTTAGAGACATAAATATGAAAAGAACAATAATAGACCAATACTTCTCAAGAGTTATAAATGGATTTTCTGGCATTATAATAAATACCGGAGAAGACAATTATCTAACAACAGCAGATGCATACGAAGAAGCACATACAGTATTAACCTCAGATTTTATTAATGAACAGTTAGCATTGATGGCTGGAATACCAGAAGAACAAATGGGATTGGGACATGCATTTGAAATGAATCCAGATCTTACAAATGGTTTCTTGTATGAACTTGCGCAGGCACAAATGTTAAGAGAAATATTCCCTAAAGCACCGTTGAAATATATGCCGCCAACAAAATATATGACAGGAAATATATTTAAAGGTCATGTTCAGGATGCATTGTTTAATGTAATATCAATTTGGACACATCAGGGTATTCAATTACTTGGAATGCTAACAGAAGCAATACATACACCATTTATGTCAGATAGATATCTATCAATAGAAAATGCTAGATACATATTCAATAATTTAAAAAATCTTGGAGATGAAATAGAATTCAAAAAAGATGGAATTATTCAAAAAAGAGCACAAGAAGTGTTAGATAAATCAATAGAATTATTAGAAAAAATGGTAAAAGATGGATTGTTTGTATCATTATCAAAAGGGACATTTGCAAATATAAAAAGACCAATTGATGGTGGAAAAGGATTAGATGGAGTGTTTGAAAAAGGAGAAAATTACATTAATCCTTTTATTAAAATAATGTTGGAGGCTGAAAGACCATGAGTGGAGGATTATATTCTACAGAGAAAAAAGATTTTGATAAAACATTAAATTTAAAAGCAATAAAACCATATGGAGATACAATGAATGATGGTAAAACACAGCTTAGCTTTACTTTACCAGTTCCAGATGGAGATGAAGCTGTAGAAGCAGCAAAACAATTAATGAAAAAAATGGGGTTTGATGAACCTATGGTAGTTTATCATAAAGAATTAACAAAAGGTTTCACATTTATAATTGCATATGGTAGTTGTACCCATACAGTAGATTATACATCTATTCATGTGCCAAAGGTAGAATCAACAACATGGTCAATGGAAGAAACAGATGAATTTATTAAAAAGAATATAGGAAGAAAAATTAGAGTAATAGGTGCATGTATAGGAACAGATGCACATACTGTTGGTATAGATGCAATAATGAATATGAAAGGTTATGCAGGACATTATGGCTTGGAAAGATACAAAATGTTTGAGACATTAAATATGGGAAGTCAGGTATTATGTGAGGAATTTGTAGCAAAAGCAATAGAATTCAATGCAGATGTATTACTTGTTTCTCAAATAGTTACTCAAAAAAACATACATATAAAAAATCTTACAGAATTAGTAGAATTATTAGAAGCAGAAGGTATAAGAGACAAAGTAATATTAATAGCAGGTGGACCAAGAATAACATATGAATTAGTAAAAGAAATAGGGTATGATGCAGGATTTGGCGCTAACACATATGCGGATGATGTAGCTTCATATATAGCTCAGGAAATGTATAAAAGACAACAAGAAAAAAACCAAGGAGGTAAAAAAGAATGAGATTAGAAGGGAAAGTATGTATAGTAACAGGAGGAGCAAGAGGATTAGGAAAAGCCATGGTAGAAAAATTTGCAAAAGAAGGAGCTAAAAAAGTATATGCATGTGATTTAAATGAAGAAGCATTAAAAGAATTAGAAAAGACATATGAAAATGTGAAAGGTTATAAATTAAGCGTAACGGATAGAAAAGCAATAGAAGAATTTAAAGAAAAAGTAATAAAAGAAGAAGGAAAAGTTGATGTATTAGTAAATAATGCAGGAATAACAAGAGATGCATTAATACAAAAAATGAGTGAAGAAGATTGGGATATGGTAATAGATGTAAACTTAAAAGGTGTATTTAATATGACACAACAATTTGGACCAGAAATGATGAAAGCGGGCAAAGGATCAATAATAAACATATCATCAGTAGTTGGAATATATGGGAACATAGGACAAACAAACTATGCAGCAACAAAGGGTGGAGTAATAGCAATGACAAAAACATGGGCAAAAGAATTTGCAAGAAAAGGAGCACAGGTAAGAGTAAATGCAATAGCCCCAGGATTCATAAAAACACCAATGACAAAAGACTTACCAGAAAAAGTAATAGAATTAGTAAAAAGCAAAACAGTATTACAAAGAATGGGAGAACCAGAAGAAATAGCAAATACAGCGTTATTCTTGGCAAGTGATGAAAGTAGTTTCATAACTGGGCAAGTGATAAGCGTAGATGGGGGATTAGTATTATAAAAATAAAATAGCAAAACAAAAAATAAAAGAATAAAAAAGGGGGAACGGAATGAAGATGGAAAAAGTATATATAGTAGGTGCAAAAAGAACAGCAATAGGAAGTTTTGGAGGGACACTAAAAGACAAAAAAGCAGCGGAATTAGGAGCAGAAGCAATAAAAGGAGCGATAAAACAAGCGGGAATAACACCAGAGCAAATAGATCAAACAATAGTAGGAAACGTATTAATGGCAGGACAGGGAATGGGACCAGCAAGGCAAGCAGAAATATATGCTGGGATACCAGTAGAAAAGCCAGCATACACAGTACACATGGTATGTGGAAGTGGAATGAAAGCGATAATGTTAGGAGCAAATGAAATAAAATTAGGAAATGCAGAAATAATAGTAACAGCAGGAATGGAAAGTATGTCAAATGCTCCTATGTTACTGCCAGCAAAATCAAGATTTGGGTTAAAATTTGGAAACATAGAAATGATAGATCACATGGTATATGATGGATTAACAGATGTTTTTAATCAATATCACATGGGAATAACAGCAGAAAACATAGTAGAAAAATATGGATTAACAAGAGAAGAACAGGACGAATTTGCAGCAATAAGTCAACAAAGAGCAGAAAAAGCAATAAAAGAAGGGAAGTTTAAAGATGAAATAGTACCAATAGAAATAAAAACAAGAAAAGAAACAAAAATATTTGATACAGATGAATATCCAAGATTTGGAACAACTAAAGAAACATTAGCAAAATTAAGACCAGCATTCAAAAAAGATGGAACAGTAACAGCAGGGAACTCATCAGGAATAAACGACGGAGCAAGTGCAATAATAATAGCCTCAGAAACAGCAGTAAAAAAATATGGATTAACCCCATTAGCAGAGATAATAGCATATGAACAGGGAGGCGTTGATCCAAGTATAATGGGAATGGGACCAGTAGCAGCAATAACAAATCTTATAGAAAAAAAAGGAATAAAATTAGAGCAAATGGAATTATTGGAATTAAACGAAGCATTCGCAGCGCAATCATTAGGAGTAATAAAAGAACTTAGTGAAAAATATGGACTTACAAAAGAATGGTTTATGGAAAGAACCAATGTCAATGGAGGAGCAATAGCATTAGGACATCCAATAGGAGCGTCAGGGAACAGGATAACAGTAACTTTATTATACGAAATGAAAAAGAGAAATGTAGAATATGGATTAGCTTCATTATGTATAGGTGGAGGAATGGGAA
This genomic interval from Marinitoga hydrogenitolerans DSM 16785 contains the following:
- a CDS encoding acetyl-CoA C-acetyltransferase gives rise to the protein MEKVYIVGAKRTAIGSFGGTLKDKKAAELGAEAIKGAIKQAGITPEQIDQTIVGNVLMAGQGMGPARQAEIYAGIPVEKPAYTVHMVCGSGMKAIMLGANEIKLGNAEIIVTAGMESMSNAPMLLPAKSRFGLKFGNIEMIDHMVYDGLTDVFNQYHMGITAENIVEKYGLTREEQDEFAAISQQRAEKAIKEGKFKDEIVPIEIKTRKETKIFDTDEYPRFGTTKETLAKLRPAFKKDGTVTAGNSSGINDGASAIIIASETAVKKYGLTPLAEIIAYEQGGVDPSIMGMGPVAAITNLIEKKGIKLEQMELLELNEAFAAQSLGVIKELSEKYGLTKEWFMERTNVNGGAIALGHPIGASGNRITVTLLYEMKKRNVEYGLASLCIGGGMGTAIVIKNL
- the kamC gene encoding lysine 5,6-aminomutase reactivase ATPase KamC, yielding MLEINYLLNKLEIITPLGQKSVKNIKFFTNNNQIQKELEKIEETISFIISQKEIVEKIKNNLMYIKDISKTLERLTGDYILDDIELYEIKYFSIYYEKIREMVHFSYLKLPNLEKIISILDPDGNKLPTFYIYDSYSEQLAKIRKKRKTAIEKEKEILYIKELEIENKIREKLSIELKKYIKELNQALKDISELDFVLAKSKLAIEYGFTKPEISNHIKYKKLFNPLIKNNLEKEYKTYQPIDIELYNGVTLITGANMTGKTVILRTLVLAQYLFQYGFYVPAKYAELKVVKKIFLISGDYQSTLNGLSSYAAEMLKLNEILKYIKEKNNAMILLDELARNTNPHEGKLIVKSVIEILNKHNSVSLITTHFNNVAREKIRKLRIKGIKKDKLKENITPENITEIIDYSLIEEKNEIVPEEALTIAKLLKIDDELIETIERLKKEEIFHE
- the kamE gene encoding lysine 5,6-aminomutase subunit beta; protein product: MSGGLYSTEKKDFDKTLNLKAIKPYGDTMNDGKTQLSFTLPVPDGDEAVEAAKQLMKKMGFDEPMVVYHKELTKGFTFIIAYGSCTHTVDYTSIHVPKVESTTWSMEETDEFIKKNIGRKIRVIGACIGTDAHTVGIDAIMNMKGYAGHYGLERYKMFETLNMGSQVLCEEFVAKAIEFNADVLLVSQIVTQKNIHIKNLTELVELLEAEGIRDKVILIAGGPRITYELVKEIGYDAGFGANTYADDVASYIAQEMYKRQQEKNQGGKKE
- the kamD gene encoding lysine 5,6-aminomutase subunit alpha; the encoded protein is MSKLGLDLKKVKYARELAKKIAEDVQNFVDKRSTVSVERTICRLLGIDGIDENEVPLPNIVVEHIKENGLLEQGAAFLLGNAIIETGLTPQEIAEKISKEELDLSKIKVYSLEKSQEAIKPFVDEMIKKIQNSRKKRNEYLEKLGEGAQPYLYVIVATGNIYEDVVQAQAAARQGADIIAVIRTTGQSLLDFVPYGATTEGFGGTYATQENFRIMRKTLDEVGEEVGRYIRLVNYASGLCMPEISAMGAMERLDVMLNDALYGILFRDINMKRTIIDQYFSRVINGFSGIIINTGEDNYLTTADAYEEAHTVLTSDFINEQLALMAGIPEEQMGLGHAFEMNPDLTNGFLYELAQAQMLREIFPKAPLKYMPPTKYMTGNIFKGHVQDALFNVISIWTHQGIQLLGMLTEAIHTPFMSDRYLSIENARYIFNNLKNLGDEIEFKKDGIIQKRAQEVLDKSIELLEKMVKDGLFVSLSKGTFANIKRPIDGGKGLDGVFEKGENYINPFIKIMLEAERP
- the fabG gene encoding 3-oxoacyl-[acyl-carrier-protein] reductase, which encodes MRLEGKVCIVTGGARGLGKAMVEKFAKEGAKKVYACDLNEEALKELEKTYENVKGYKLSVTDRKAIEEFKEKVIKEEGKVDVLVNNAGITRDALIQKMSEEDWDMVIDVNLKGVFNMTQQFGPEMMKAGKGSIINISSVVGIYGNIGQTNYAATKGGVIAMTKTWAKEFARKGAQVRVNAIAPGFIKTPMTKDLPEKVIELVKSKTVLQRMGEPEEIANTALFLASDESSFITGQVISVDGGLVL